Genomic DNA from Garra rufa chromosome 22, GarRuf1.0, whole genome shotgun sequence:
ttgaagctgcatttggcatggggcaccattgaagtccactatatggagatcatttctgaaatgttttcctcaagaaacataatttctttacgactgaagaaagaaagacatgaacatcttggatgacaaaaggggtgagtaaattatctgtacatttctgttttggaagtgaactaatcctttaactcacCCACTACAGACTCCACTGTGTCACTAGTAGGGTAGAAGGGAAGAGCGTTGGCGTTCATTCCTGAAGATGGGCCGGGGGGTGCAGGGCTGGGTGGGGTGGCTGCCAGACTGGAAGGTATGCTGGAGGACATACTGAGAGGACTGCCGACAGGTAGAAACACCAATAGATCCTAAAAACACACAACATGGAATAATGTAAAAGGTGCTTGGCCTATTTGTAATTTTCATGCATGTCTGTTTCGAATCAGCAGGTTCGGTACCTGTTTGCTGTGCATGGATGAAATTTCTCTGCTGCGTTGGTCCATTGAAAAACTTCTGTATTTTGCCTGTATGAAAGATATTAAAGTTATGCTATAAGATTTGTTTTTCCTTTTATGGAGATTTCTGGGGCATATTTCCTTTTTTATGTCAGGTATCAATTGGTGGAATTTATTCAACAGATTTACTTCAAAAAGAACTACACTTCCGTTCAAAAGTATGGAATGATAGAGATATatatctctctcacacacacacacacacacacacacacacacacacacacacacacacacacacacacacagtcaagaGTTTTTGAATAATAAGatttgtcattaaaaaaaaaaaaaaaaaaagtatcttctgctcagcaagcctgtatttatttgatccaaaatacaggaaaagcagaaatattgtgaatagggccgggactttaacgcgttaatttagattaattaattacacaaaaataacgcgttaaatttttttaacgcattttaatcgcaatacgttttgcaccgcggaacgtttctcactagatgagattcggcggaccgattgtactggagcacaaactagcgttcagacaagccaaagacgtccgtcctaaatagtattgtatgtcccaaatcgtagtatgtttaaaaagtattccaaagattcccggatggtctactacttaacgatcaatgcacactcttaactgcttatattgcccgcaacacactgcgccgtgaacgaggattcgattagaactacaaacacgcataaaaagtgttaaaaaactacaaacatggaggatatacgcgaccaacggacaggtagagaaaggggtttgagtgataaataatcagtgtgtaacctgataaaaactattttttaaatgttatccgcgttatattccatgtgcagcaacatttataatgataggtttggtcattaaagtttaaatgcataattaagcaaacacaagagcagagttctcggaatgaaagactcgttaaagaacgtgcctcttgctacactttcaatggcaatattgtactggtctgttggacttggttgaacaaaaataaacaatattttgttgcttaagcttatgtattcagtcattattcaatggtatactaaaaatccatgtaaaaatcttaattctcactgttctcaggtcaaatatttacatgcgattaaaatgcgattaatttcgattaattaattacaaagcctctaattaattcgattaaaatttttaatcgagtcccggccctaattgtgaaatatttttactattgaaaataactgcaatttattttaatatattttaaaattatattgtaattttttcttgtaaccaaatctacattttcagcatcattatcatCTTCTGTGTGagatgatcattcagaaatcattctaatatgctgatttgctgttcaagaaacatttctattattattatcaatatttaaaacagctgagttaatttttttcagtatactttggtgaatagaaagatccaaagtatttacgtgaaataaaaagcttttgtaacaaatataaactaaatataatataataatataatataatataatttttaaaataaaatagaaaatagaaaaataataataaaactaatttaaaaaatgtaccatttttccacactgttttcaacactgctaataaatgtttcttgagcacaaaatcagcatatcaaCAATTTATGacgtcactgaagactggagtaacagctgctaAAAATCAAGCTTTGCTATCACAgaaatatgctttttttattttaaaatatatctcaTAATATTacggtcaaataaatgcagccttgctgagaaaaaaaatcttactgactctaATGTTTTGTAGTGTATTTTAGTGTATTTGTAGCTATTTTAGAAAAGAGCAAAAACGTAATGTTTAAGATTACTCGTTCTTATGACTTTTCCAAGCCTGGAATCATAACTTTTCCTGTGTTTATCTTAAAAACACAGAAGACTTCAAACTGATGccttcaaataaaataattaataatatgttATAGCTATACCTGGTCTTCCCTCTCAAACCCAGGGGCTTTCCCATAACCGCCCTCTCCTCCTGGACTGGCATCAAGACTGGAGGACTCAAACAGAACCCTTCCCAGAAGCCCTTCCTCTGTTGTGGCACTCGGCCCACTCTGGCTAAAGTCTTCTAAGGGAGCAGAGCAGGACATTTCTAGAGGAGGTGAACTGCATTGTATGGCCAGATGCTCATCACTGACAGTCACTTctgtgaaacaaaacaaaaaacaatgcacGCTCATTATCTACATTACAAAAAGAATAAATCACTATTACAATAAATTGGTATCTACTGGAAAAGATGTCAAACATCCAATATAATGTGTAAAGTGTATGTATCACAtgttaaatttacaaaatgtaagcTTACTTTCTAAATGAGCAAAAGCACAGAATGGTCCTCTGGGACAGCTGCCACTCTGCTGGATGTCATTGCATTTGGTGGATTTGTAGATCTGTGGAGGAAAGTttataattaagtaaaataaagatATCAGGATGTTGCTGTTTTTTCCAAGAGGGTCTCAAgataacaaaattatttaaattaggaAGAAACAAGCTTTAAACAacattttgtttaaaagtatGATTTCTAAAATGTACGAAATGGAAAAAATAACATATTCCCTTAGACTCCAGATGAATATCTTTGAAACAAGATGGAGCCCAATTTTAAGAATAATACACAGTAATAGTTAACTGGCTATACATAGTGGTGTGGAATATGTATGCAACAATATATATCTACAAAGCATATGGATTCTCCTTTAATGTGCATATAATTTGAAAAATCTTGAAATAccgttttatttattattattattattattattatatatattctttttaactcttctatttttgtaactttatagcacgttttaataaaaaaaaaaaaaaagtatgatttcTAGACCTGGAAAAATCGTGCAAATTAATAAAAGCTTAAAACGTCATgggcatttttataaaaaaaaataaaaaaattgcagtCAAATCAAAAACTATTCAGTcatcagatataattttttaaaactttttaactagtgggtgcaggacactatagttcatacTATACtatagtaaactgtgacatattatacccaaaaattcttcatacagtggactgccAGTAAAatctgggaccaaaaattatttagccACTTTGACCTGGCCATGTTTTGCTtaggtgttttttctttaattgctaatgtgacctttttacaacacagactgaacaaaatgaagcaCTTTGTGAAGCACAAagcattgatagttgtgtaaatattgtcacactaacagttgtctgaataatttctgtttgattgtaatccattacatacctttctatcaaagttatctgacattatcaagatgaatttgttctgacacagttttacagttcctgtcatattttattaccattttctaaactatagcgaatttgtaattaagtatgtttttaaaaatccAGTAAATCATGAATGACCGTAACAGTTTAATTGATTAAATAAAGTGGAAAGAACTTTCAGCTCCTAAAGTGAACTATTTTAACGTTAAATTTGACTCCGGTTCCtgctttttttttcatgttttatccTTCACCAGTCAAAAATCTTATATCGTCACACTTAAAGGAGTAATAACACAAGTATGACTAATATAAACGCTACTAATCAATAACCTTAAAAAAAGTCACTTATGCCAAAGGGCCAAACAAAACAGCAACCCTAATGAGCATCACAAGCACAGCATAATCAAATAGTCACCGTTTTATTACATTACTTCTATAAGTACCATGCAAAAACATGGATGTCCTTGTTCTTACAGGAAATGCTGATGTTAAACAGAGTCCAACCTCATTAGATTGAGCGTGAAATACCTCTGGGTGGAACTGCTGCTCTGTCCGCGTGTGGCAGTACTGACAGTTTTCTCCGCTTTCACATTTACTGGGGTCCCCCCACTCATCGCTGTGCTTCACCGAGGGACACGGCAGGGCTCTTCAGGAACAAAACATAGCACTATTAAAAAGTATTATGATGGAAAATGTCTGTTCTGCACAAAAAAGCTATCACATGACTTCAGAACACTTgaaatatgcgaccctggaccacaaaaccagtcttaagtagcacgggtatatttgtagcaatagccaaaaatacactgtatgggtcaaaatgatcgatttttcttttatgccaaaaatcataaggacattaaaggaacactccactttttttggaaataggctcattctccaactccccccgagttaataagttgtgttttaccgttttgaaatccattcagccgttctcctgttctggcgatatcacttttagcatagcttagcatagatcattgaatcctattagaccaatagcatcgcgttcaaaaatgaccaacgagttttgatatttgtcctatttaaaacttgactcttctgtagttatattgtgtgctaagaccggtggaaatgcaaagcttacattttctaggctgataagattaggaactacactctcattctggcgtaatagtcaaggaagtttcgctgccgtaataaggctgaagcaggagcagtaataccacgcagcacatgtgcaaatgctaaactagctgggaactcatttctgatattactccgcctgcttcggccatattacggcagcaaacttccttgactattacgccggaatggaagtgtagttcccaatcttatcagcctagaaactcgcagctttgcatttccaccggtcttagtacacgatataactacagaagagtcaagttttaaatacaacaaatatggaaactcattggacatttttgaacgcgatgctattggtctaataggattcaatgatctatgctaagctatgctaaaagtgatatcgccagaacgaacggctgaatggatttcaaaacggtaaaaatcaacttattaactcggggggagttggagaatgagcctatttccaaaaaaagtggagtgttccttcaagtaaagatcatgcaaattttctaccgtaaatatttcaaaattctaatttttgattagtaatatgcattgctaagaacttcatttggacaactttaaaggtgattttctaaatatttagatttttctgcaacctcagatttttgattttgatcaaatagttgtatctcggccaaatattgtcctatcctaactaaccatacgtcaatggaacgcttatttattccGCTTTGAGATGTTAAAattgaccttatgactggttttgtgttctagGGTCACATACAGCATGCAAGTTGTGTTTGTCTTTTTTGTTCACTGTGAAATGTTCTCCATAAGATTCAACAAAATGTATCAGTTTGTGTTCCATTAATAACAAAAGGACCAAAAAGAACAGCATActggtttggaataacatgcgaTTGAGCATTTGTTGTTCAGAcctgtatttgtgtttgtgagGACTCCGTCTGCGGTCTTTGCTGTTGTGATAGTAGGGACATGCATAGCCCTGACGACAAAGACGAGGAGGTTTTTTGCAAAGCTCCGTCTTGTAATGGGAGAGCACGAAACTGTTGTCTGCATGAGGAGAAATGAGAAAAGAATGGCATGAAGAATAACATAtgaatgtattttaatgtttaggTTCATTTAAGGGCATGTGGAGAGGCTGATTTCACCTTGCCAGCGTGGATCTTCACTCAGGATCTTTTCTATGAGTGCAGTGCTGGCCACGACTCCTGACTGGCCTTCTCCAGATGTTCCCTCAACCAATCCAGTAGCAGCTTGAGCTTCTAACACCTGAACCTCTCTGAACAAGAAATTTAAAATACACACGTCAAACACAAGGGAAAATATCCACAATGCACACTACCGTTCAACAATATTGGTCAGtatgattgttttttttaaaaataaattagtaTGTTTATtaagaaaggatgcattaaattgatcagaagaggtagtaaaaacatgaataatgttacaaaatatttttcttcttaaagtttttattcatcaaagaatcctcaaaaatatatatcactgtttttttttctttcaaaaatattaaaaagcacaaatgttttgaacatttataattacaattttttcttgatttgtgaaggatcatgtgacactgaatgacACTGAGTgacagcctgcatttatttgattcagcagcaaaaacagtacagttttaaaatattactatgttttctatttgaatatatttacaaaatgtaatttattcctgtgatttcaaagttgaatttttagcataattactccagtcacatgatccttcagaaatcattctaatattcagatttactgcaaaaaaaccaaaacatttattattagtattaatattactcatttgttttaaatatcgataataataacaataaaatatgtCTCTTGAACAGCAAgagagcatattagaatgatttctgaaggatcatgtgactggagtaatcctgctgaaaattcagctttgaaaatcacagaagtaaattacatttaaaaaaacattcaaatagaaagcagttatttcaaatagtagaaatatttcacaatattactacttttgctgtattttggatcaaataaatgcaggtttggtgagcagaagaaacttatttaaaaaacaaaaaccttactgttcaaaaacttttgattggtagtgtactaaaatacaaaagttattttaaatagttagaatatttcacaatataactgttttttGGTGTTTCtgcttaaataaatgcagccttagtgattAGTGATTTTTTCTCTAAACTTCTAAATAATAAATGTGAATGCAGTTTAATGAATGACTTCAATTAAAAATGACTATTTTGTCTCCCACAGAAAAGAAAGTATATGGGTTTAGAACGACACAGTGAATACATGATGACAATTTTCATAGTCAGGTGAATTATTGCTTTACAAGTGCCTACCTGATGTCATAAACAGGGCTACGGAGGTCATGGGAGCCGTGAGCGAAGGCACAGTGAGGGCCGTTCTTACTGCAGTGGCCTTTCCCATCAGTCTCGTGGATACAGGAACCAGTCTTATAGTACCGTAGATGATACCGCCTCTCTGTGTCTCCGGCTGTTCTGTGCAGAAACTGACACCTGGCAATACACAAACAATTAAAGAAAGACATCAGCATTAATTCAGACAGAGTTGGTTAAAAAAGGAGTTCTTTGTGGTTCTTACTCATCTCCGTCGGGACATGTCCCTGTGCCTTCATCGTATTTAACACAGTACACATCAGGGCTGTAATTAAATGTTCCATCTCGTCTGCGAATCGGCCTCCGTCGTCTCTGGTTCAGGAAGTGCCAGTGGAAGCAGGTGAAGGGCCGGTGCTGAGTGCACTTGTGCTGCACGAATAGGGGACACTGCTCCGTTCTAAACTCTTTTAGATACCTGAACACAGACAAAAGAGTAATGAATAACCATGAATGACTGGAAAGCTTTCTAATGTCATAGAAAAGTAATAGAAATTTGTATTGTACAGTCTTTTTTTTTGGCAATTTGTTCTAAATTTGGTGGTATATTTTGAGTATATCtggctatttgtgaccctggaccacaaaaccagttgtaagcagggaagcatgggtatatttgtagcaatagccaacaaaacattgtatggttcaaaataatcagtttttctttatgccaaaaatcataagaatataagataaagatcatgtcccatgaagatactttgtacatTTCcgtctgtaaatatatcaaaacataattttttattagtaatatgcattgctaaaaactttatttgaacaactttaaaggtgattttctcaatatttagatttttttttcatcctcagattggagattttcaaatagctgtatcttggtcaaatattgtccaatcctaacaaaccatacatcaatggaaagatggTCCTTaacaaaaatgacccttatgactggttgtttggttgtttaaaaactttaaaaaaaaaaggcacggAAAAGTCACGAAAATCATGGATTTGACATAATTCATGACTCAGAGAAAGAAAACCAGTTATGTATAAACACATATTGATCGATTTCAATTAATAATATTTTCAATGTCAATTATGGCTATaatatacactacaagtcaaaagtttttgaacagtaatattttaatgttttaaaatgtaatttattcctgtgatcaaagctacattttcagcatcattactccagtcttcttcagagtcacatgatccttcaaaaatcattctaatatgctgatttgctgttcaagaaacatttattattattattattattattattatcaatatttaaaacagttaaatacAAAAAGATGATTTGATGAATTgaaagcagcatttatctgatataaaggcttttgtaacattatacactatacagttaaaaagtttggagtcagtataatttttgttttgtgaaaaattctagaaattaacttttatttagcaaggatactttaaattgatcaaaagtgatgataaagatatttataatgttacaaagggtttctatttcagacaaatgctgttcttctgaactttctattcatcaaagaaacctgttttaacataatactactactactacaagttttttgagcagcgccatatgactggagtaatgatgctaaaattcagctttgaaatcacagtaataaattacatttcaaaatatatttaaatagaaagcagttcatttaaatagtaaaaatatttcagaattttgctgtttttgctgtacttggataAAAAcaatccaggcttggtgagcagaagagacgtctttttTGGTCCTTTGTAGTAAACGTTTGGTCAAAAATAATGAATATACATCGTGCTTATGTCcagttttgaaatattaaaatagctTAAAAGGTCCTTTACGGAATTAATTACTATAAAATATGTGTTATATCAAATCATTGTACTGTAATGAACTGAACGAAAGCAATTTCATT
This window encodes:
- the unk gene encoding RING finger protein unkempt homolog, with protein sequence MSKAPSQPGSSGAANLGPSSPSSCSSPSAGGTTSPANVLHAQPEKPQHYTYLKEFRTEQCPLFVQHKCTQHRPFTCFHWHFLNQRRRRPIRRRDGTFNYSPDVYCVKYDEGTGTCPDGDECQFLHRTAGDTERRYHLRYYKTGSCIHETDGKGHCSKNGPHCAFAHGSHDLRSPVYDIREVQVLEAQAATGLVEGTSGEGQSGVVASTALIEKILSEDPRWQDNSFVLSHYKTELCKKPPRLCRQGYACPYYHNSKDRRRSPHKHKYRALPCPSVKHSDEWGDPSKCESGENCQYCHTRTEQQFHPEIYKSTKCNDIQQSGSCPRGPFCAFAHLEKVTVSDEHLAIQCSSPPLEMSCSAPLEDFSQSGPSATTEEGLLGRVLFESSSLDASPGGEGGYGKAPGFEREDQAKYRSFSMDQRSREISSMHSKQDLLVFLPVGSPLSMSSSIPSSLAATPPSPAPPGPSSGMNANALPFYPTSDTVESVVESALDDLDLNDFGVSAFEKSLESSALPSMGLMLGGSQLQSSAPVNIPGSLSSPSPFRSPSPSPPIRAHHSPFLSAQLPQPSQSESSFLGTSHGSLGLNGMSSSIWEHFPTGQSSPGTPPALLSTGSMYTETSRLKQEVEEAHRVLKHWDHSWRQMAQSLAVLKSDAEEARLMAGQLGMEAERARQAEVEAQQQAALLEEALESLRHTENPHLQLHQLQLLHRLPLSSICSLQAQICSCLRTVEQAVFRKQRLYCLSCDEMGSVTLPCQHGLHCERCAASTECPLCSEHQQSMNIPQS